In Channa argus isolate prfri chromosome 15, Channa argus male v1.0, whole genome shotgun sequence, the DNA window GCTGATAGTGGAGCGGGGTCAGCTGCCAGAAGATCTATGTCTCCACTACCACTTGCAAGTCTTAACAGCGCTGGAGTAcctagtgaaaaaaaaagtggttcaTCTGGATATTAAAGGTAGGTTATACAAACTGGATATTTCTTTGTCACAAATACACAATAGTTAAATATACATAACTTTCCTGAGTTACTCTAAAAGCATCAAAAGCCAAATGTTGATGCCACAATAAAAAAACCTATTCGATCTCTTAAAGGTGCATCTCTTAGCCACATAATTACTGATTATATCTTGATTCAAGTTCCTAAGAGACAAGTTAATAAACGTATTTGAATCATTGTCAGTATTTATAACTTAAAGTTATCACTGCAAtgcagaaaaagcagagaaataggcaggtttttcacttattttgtaaaatttggGAAAACTGAAGTTAAATTTTTATTCCATTCCAAGTGCAGGGATAAAGTAGGAAATGCTGatacaagtaaaacaaaatctgtttgaCTTTTACTTATGGTACcttgtggaaaacaaaacattcagagaaagTAAGTTGGATTGCTAATTAGTTCTCATCTAAGGattttgtgcagttttgtgCAGCTGTTGTGTGGAACACAAGTGTCATAGATACAGTCTAGATCTGATCTTCACCTGTGTGAAACCAGACTACCACAGAGAAGATGAGAGGCTGGGAATTTCCCATAGTGTGACTCACTGCCTTTTAGAAACGGCGCATGTGCACAAAATCAAGAGagcaagaaagaaaggaagaatgaAGCAGAAAGGGGGAGGGGTGGTAGTGAGAGAATAAGAGCAGAAAAGTACTAGGATAAAAAGAAGGTAGAACATGAAAATAACAGTGGAAAAAAGTGTAAGAAGtaaggaaacagaaacacagaaaaggaaCTGAGTCAGTTTAAGAGCAAAAGCAACAAAGCTGTCCTTTTCAGGTTTCTGTTGTGAAAGGACACAGCATAATTGTGCTGTTGCAGCTCAGGCGCCATCTGCTGTCTGTAATGCCCCGGAAGAAGCAAGGCAGTTGCTCTAAATAAATTTGCTGCTTGTTCATTATATGTCTCCAAATTCATTCCAGGTTAAATTGTTAAATCAGCTgtcagtttcacttttttctggAAACTGCTTAATGTCTGTGTGGCTGCCATTTTTGTAATTATGTCATCCTGTACTAAACTAcaaagcaagacactgaacccccaacagcccatcccaatcccggtagaaattgatgatggttgcgtcaggaacggcatctggtgtaaaaaaaaaaaaaaaaacaaaacaaaaaaaaaaaacaacttgcaggcagatgatctgctgtggcctgaactcacaggataagccgaaagaaaaCTACATAGCAAAAATCATGGACAGTGACAGCACTGAACAGTACCAAGATTAGAAAAGTCAATTTAATTAAAgagagcatttaaaaacaacacatcctGATCTAAGTGCTTGTCATTGCCTCTTTGTTTCCCACAGCTGACAATGTGTTGCTGTCGGAGGACGGTAGAGACACTTTTCTGTGTGACTTTGGACATGCTGAGAGACTTGACAATGTGGGACAGAGCCTCAGTGGGTCCAATGGTAAATAGTGTGTAACTTCAGTGATTAATCTAAGATGTGTAATTTTTCCACTCCCATGTCTGAATTCAATGTTTTTCCCAATGTAATTCAATGCAGAGCTCAAGGGAACAGAGACCCACATGGCCCCTGAGATTGTAAAAGGGGAACCACGCGGAGCTAAAGCAGAtgtgtggagcagctgctgtatGTTACTGCACATGCTTAACGGGTGTCAGCCTTGGACAAGATACTACACCTGTAGACTTTACCTGAAGGTATTcttcacagtgacacagacacTACACCCTGATTCATCACATATGTTTAGTCTGCTCTGCATAGTATTCACATGAAACCTTGAACTAGTCCACTTTTGCGGTGGTTTCAGATTGCCAATGAGCCCCCCCCTTTGAGAGAGATCCCACCTTACTGTAACCCTTTCACGGCTGAAGTGATAAAGGCAGGACTCCAGAAGGATCCAGTGCAGAGAGCATCAGCATCAGATCtcaaagaaaaaactgacaaagCACTGAAAGAAGGTGGCTAAAACTgcgtttcagtttttttctagtGTTCCTATCAATGCTGGTCTCCGGGGTCACAGATTTGGTTTGAGAAGTGGGCGGTGACACAGTGctcatcatatatatatatatatatatatatatatatatatataattaaccCAGTCAAGCAAAGAAATTCTgataatagtattttttttttcataacagGGTAGTATgacaaaaaacccaaatgtcAGTAAACTGTATTGTAGCCTTATTGTAGTACTTTCCTTTATCttgatgaatgtgtttgtgtaattttaGCTGGAGGACTTGTCAGCCCAGCAAAGGGACCTTACAAACCGCCAGACTCCCTGCAACTCATCACTAGCAGTTTTGACTATAAAGTTGAGGAGGAACATCAAGAGTCTGTTGAGAAACAAGGGAGGGGGAATGATTACACAGAGATTGACTCTAACGAGCCAAAACCAGGGTTGCCTCTCTGTCCACAAATGCTGAGCTCTGAGCCAAACCACAAGAGGGCCAACAATATCACCACCATGTCTGAACTGGAGCTGCGTAAACTGGAGCGAGGTGTGGCTTTTATTCATATTCTGCTCATTTTCTTGTGTTCAGTCTGGTGCAGGTTTGAACTCCACTCACTGTTACTCCACTCtatttgttttactgcagaATTCTATTTGAGCAGTCTTTCCCAGCCTCAGTCTGCTGAGATGCAGGAGCAGCTCTTGTCTTGTCTCAGTAGTGACACTCCCAATTGGGAACCATCGGACAAAAAGGTAACCCAAATTACACAATAGGACATctttaatttacttaattgtatgaagaaagaaaataaccaTGTAGTTGTATATTTGTAAATCTGAGTTATCACTTGTTTCTATGCATAAGTCCCAAATGTTGCTAAGACCACCATTTTACCATAATCTGTACCCCCATCTTAAAGCTGTGTAGCCAATATGATGTAATTATAATTGTTTGGATTGGCACATTAAGCCCTTGGTTACTTGTTAGGACTTATGAGTTAATGTGATCACAAGAGACATGAAGAAAAAGTAAAGGattgaaaagtgttttcttgtgGTATCATTTAATAGAAATTTTTCAATTCAGTATAATAAATTACCAATTAGACCTAAACAATATTCAAGATATTTCTTGGTAAACAAAGAActtctcattttctcctttccaaaaatgtatttcaggaCTCTGGCCGCTGGTCCCTAAGCCCAGGGGATGACTTCAGCTCTGGTGCGTTCTCCGACAACAGTCAGCCAGATGTGCAGGACTTCAGTATGGAATTACTGGGCAACAAACAACTACCTCCACCTTGTTGTTTCGAAGGTAggataaaaaacattaacatctctgttatttggatttttttaaactatagtACCAGACTAAATATTTGATGCTATTTCAATTAAATCCTGTGTCTCTCTTCTCCATACCAGGGGTGGATGTCCACATCAGAGACTTCAGCAGAAGTAGCATCCGGATCAGAGAGACCCGGCGGGTAAAGGTCGGCCACATCGCCACTGGAATCAGTGACCAGGTGAGATCTATGAGGattacacattaatgcatcaattTCACTAAGCGCAGGATTACTCTTGTTTAATGCTTACATGTGCCTCTCCTTATTTTTAGATCTCCAGGCGGGTCTTCACTCTGGAGACCCAGCAGGGCAAGCAGATTGCTCATGATGAGGAGGTGCATGAGTCTGGTCTGGAGCTCTGCTGTGTTCCTGCCCCAGACTTCAGCCCGGCCTGGAAGTGGAGGATCAGAGACGGGGTTCTGGAGACTAGATAGAGTCCACAACTCTCCCCTCTTCATCAACAACTTTCAGCTTGACCAATAAGCACGATGTCTtgattttaagcatttttaatggcctctctttgtgtctgtgcaaggaccaatttttttaaatctgtgaaatgcatttttcaatACCTGCCTTGTGTTTTAAATGCTGTGATGGGTTGTTGTTCAGTTAAGATAAACTTGCAgtttgaaaaagtaaaaggtactgtacatgcacactGGAAATCTTGAATGGCCTCTTCGGTAATGTCCAAAAGGTAACACAAGTGCCAAAAGTAACACAAACACGATGAGTCCATGCTACTATTATCGGTGCCATAAGAAAACAACAGTGGCTATCACCGAGTAGTAAGTATTATGGTGACAAAATCTGTGTGAAGTAATTCAGTGTTCATTGCTGCATACTGCTGTGTACCCTTCTTTCCAGTGTTTACTCACCAGCTGGGAGTCTACTGTgatgtttaagtttttttatatCTTGCTTACATAGTCAATAAACAGTATACTCACCTATGCACTGTGTGACacattattaattacatttatttacctaTTTTCTTTGTATCACAGTTGCAACATGAGCATAGACTTACCATTTCTTAGATTCAACTACTGTTTGAATCTTCACCAATGTCTATTTGGGCCGTGAGCAAATTGAAGGTGTGTCTTCAAAAAAAAGGTGTGCCCTTAAACATCTAGTTAGTCTGATGCACTTAGTTTTGTATCCACTGCTGGCTGGATAGTGATGTCATACAAGAGTTTCACTTTCCATTTCTAGTCCCCAGAAAATAACTTgaacttcttttttgttttcaccatCGATAATATGTCCCCTCAGAATGAACAACTCTCAAAAGATTCATAGAAATCTTAATTGAAGTTACTGTAAATGATGAGCCCTAGATGTTCAATACATAGTTATGGTGGACCCTGTTACCTTTACACTAGCACCATTATCAGGCCAAATCTACGTGTCAAATCAACTTGTAAATGTAACAGACATGTTACCATGTAAAAACAGTGTTCAGGCCCCCTTGTGATATGAACCCTTTTAATTTTGTACTCTCAAAACACTGCCAATGTGCTAGCTACAGATATCATACACACTAATTTATTTACACACCTAACTGAAAacatatctttaaaaaaaacaataacagcatAATCTTGAGTTTGTAGATttgtatgattttaaaatatccCATTtggaaaatttaatttaaatatctcAATAACATCTGAAATATGTGACAAAACAGAGTATAAtggggctttaaaaaaaaagattaacttTATGTGCGGTAGCACTACTTGATATGATCCTCATTCCTAAAGTAATTCATATCTATACCCGCAATAAGAGTTTTAGAGATTTATTTCCCGTATTTTAACATACAAGGTCACTGCAAAAAGATTTTCAGAGAGACTTGAAACCAATTTTAACGTTACAAATGTGAtagaaaaagttgaaaacctCAGAATATCAAAGTGATTTcagagtaataaaaaaaaacaccaaggcactgacaaacaagaaaaatgtataaaaagccTTCTGCTGCGTAGATAGGATAGCAGTTGGAATTACTCgcataaaaatacagtactttGAATAGGTGTAAAGTGAGGTAAGATTCTGTGAGCAACCCAATGCTTTGTGTCCACAGTGCAAGTTCTTCCAATGACAACAGGAAGCTTCAGTTTGAGGTGTGGCTCCAAttgcaaaacattacaaaaatcaCAAGCAGGACTTTTCTCATTAGGAGCCCCATTGTGATCAAAATGCTGGTCAAAATGTTTGAAGACAGCATGTGGTTGAATGTtacacacaacatgaatttTGACTCATGCAAGTCCTTTTGCTGAGATCATATGCCATTTCATCAATTTGATgattaatgttaaatgtaacATGCATTATACACAAGTGCCTGCTGTGGCACTTTTTATCAATTAAAAATATGGTTCAACAGTGTTAATGGGAAGAAAGTACTTAAGGTTATGTTTAATTGTCATATGTGTACCATGTCTATttcatggtttttaaaaaatctctaTTTAACGTGAAGGGATATGGCCACATACTAACTTGCTTAATACCAGCAGGTCATTGCAGATTTACACCAATGAACACTCCCAAATACACAGGATTTTTAGCACACAGACACCATGAGATGGTTGACATGGTGGGGagatcagaaattaaagtaGAGTGTGACAAGAATAGGACTACTATGAAAAGAAGGCTGAGAGGAAAATCCTAAATTCGTCAAAACATATCAGTCCTTACAACATTTAGGACAGAAAACATATTGCAGTTACTTTTAATCTGTCCcaaataaaagataaattatttaaaacacattcccTGCTCAAATCTGACAACCTCTCCACCCCATCTTGTGCATTTAATCATGCAATGGTCACTTCCCCAGTGGCATAGGGATCATGGTATGACAGTGTGTTCGGTCAAACTGCCAATCCTTAAGACACGAATGGGATGCAGAAACAAGGAGTGGGTCACTGTGTTCAAATACAGGGTTTCCCTGTTCAACTTGTTCACACAATCATAAGTTCTCTCTCTTGTCTTTTAGatgttcttgtgtgtttttgttcctgttCCCAATGCTGTTCGTCCATAATTCTTCCCATCTTTCGCTGGTCTTCAAATATCTCTTACATCTTACGAATGACTAGAACAGTGGTGAGAACACCAGCCAAGAAAACGCCCACTGTCTGCCATGTGGGTGTACCGAAGTAGGAGCGAATGCcctcctaaaaaaataaataaataaaaaatttcagACATATGGAAATTCTAATTCTATCAAATTCTAGTCAACGAAACGTTCCAGCTGCGATCCTTTTTAGATTCTTACCCATCCACCTTGCTCGCTGATCCAGTTGATTAGATGCTCCCGAAGGTAGTCCATAGTCCATCTGATAATCGTTCTGATGATATCAGGAACTTGGGTCACCAGAGCCTGAGAAGATACGAAGGGAAGAGGTTTGGATATATTGTATTCAACaatagaggtgtgtgtgtgtgtgtgtgtgtgtgtgtgtgtgtgtgtgtgtgtgtgtgtgtatatatatatatatatatatatatatatatatatatatatatatatatatatatatatatatatatatatatatatatatatatatatatatatatatatatatatatatatatatatatatatatatatatagttctttttttcccttcctttttttcccctttcctaCATTTAGGCTTAACTCACTTTGATGACAAGTCGACAGGCAAAGTAGAACAGTGCAACCACTCTGCCCCAGTTGAATTTTCCATCAGAGAAGATCTCAAACGCAACTCTCACGAACATATCTTTTGTGGGAATGAGTGACGAGTCATTTAGCATCCTGCGGAAAACAACATTAAACGGTAAAGCAGGACGTACTTTACAATTTTTACTCTTAAAACCTCATATTAcatcaataattaaaattcGTTGGAGGAGACACCCAACCGGAGAAACGCTACCTTTGGAGGTCTACATTTGCATCGAGCTCGTCTCCAATCTGCTGAAGGCAATGAGCAAGCTTCTTGTGGTTTGGATCACACAGATCTCCTCCACCAAGCTGTTCCCGGGTCACTACCACATTACTGTCCCCATGCCTCTGAATCCGTTCATAGATGAAACTGCACAAACATAAATATGCATGGCAATAATTATCATCTGACTATTTACTTAATCAATACTAAATAATCAGTAAAGGTGTATTACATACTTACTCTTTTAACAAAACCGTCCCTACTTCCAGTATTTGATCTGAGgtatttcctaaaaaaaaaaaataataataataataataataataataaataaaataataaaaaaaataaaaaggacacgCGCCGGTTTTACTctttatacatttgtgtttgaataCAACAGGCTCAAGCGGGCAACATGTTCAGACATGTAGAGGCGGCACCTTTTATCGACTATGCTAATACTTGTTAGCTAAGGTAAATCAATCTCATTAGCGTTAAGTTAGCGGTTTGGTGTCTAGCGGTGcctaatgttaaataaattttgAGCCAAAGAAATGAGAACAGGTAGCAGAATGTGGTGTTCTAAAATCGGTGGTTTGGGTTCGTTTAAACACATATGTTAACTCACTGTTGCATAGGTATCTCTAGCTAATGAAGCTAACGCCATGAAGAAGCAAAGTAGTTTGATAACTGCTAGGTGCTAGCTAGCGTTTAGCTATCTTGCTAACTACAGTTGAGGTAGCTACattcaaattacattaaaaacatttttaagtaaatgttaaaCGTATCAGGTTGTGTACGTTTATCAAACTATTGGCGAACGTGTCACCGTCAATTTGATCTTATAATATTGCTGAATCTAACTGGTACCTTGATCTCCTCCCGGGTGTGATGCCATCTTGTTGACTGTTCAGATCGTTTTGTACTTTCTTACAATCACGTGACAACATACAGGTCGTATGTACTTCCTTACAATCACGTGACAACATTTGAGTTGTTTTGAGGgtttattaatttaacatatTGTGTTATTGTATAACATTTTAGCACAGGTATAAGTGATATTATAAACAGTGGCGGTGAGgtcatttattattaactaGGCTTCCTAGATCTTTTCATGGCAGTGTGACACTTATCACGCAGTTCATGGGCTTACGATTTTGAATAGGTTGTTTtccaaataaacataattttaaatgatGTGTTTAAATCGCTTATTTAGCGGGTTACATTGAAAAGTAGATGaaacaatgcaaatgttttgtgaaaATTTGAGCCTCGTATACGTAACTTCCTGTGCCTCGTAGCCTTCAGGCCGTGGCGCGCATGTTCCGGCCTCTTTACGACTCGGCTGGCAAAGATGGCGGATGCACAAGTACGTTCAGCTAAACGGCGTGGTGAATTTAAAtcgaaaaaatacatttaaataaacgaCTTAGgcgttttatttttaatgtatatgTTTATGTACTAACTATTCATGACCCTGAGCTATTTAAAGTCACTCAAATGGAGTTCTACACCTgatatttgtttatgtattcCTGTACACCCTCGTGTAACGTTATCGTTGAATGCTAACTTTGTCAACTAGCCTAGCCTGCTAACTAATTACCCCTTTTCAGAACAGTGCCTTAGTATTTCTATATTACGGATGTAGCGATTCATACAAGGGCGGTCATCTTGTACTTTTTAACATTAGCCACCTTAATCTTTCAGATAAGGAAGTAAATCTTGAAGAAGTGGTTTAGCGAGGCCGGTTAGGGATTGAGTAAGGGTATCGTTAACTTGGTAGTGTTTCTGATGCATGTAATCGTAGGTTATTGTTTCACTGTTCGATAAATCTGATCTTGATGATTTTTGCAGACCGAGAGGGCTTATCAGAAACAGCCCACCATCTTCCAGAACAAGAAGCGTGTTCTGGTCGCTGATGGTGGCAAGGAGGGCAAGGAAAAGCTCCCCCGTTACCACAGGAGCGTTGGGCTGGGCTTCAAAACCCCTAGAGAGGTAAATCAGTTTAACAACTAGAAAACTAAAGCTGTTAAATGTTTAATCGTAAGTTGCAAATGATGTTTTTCTCACGATGGTCTTCCAAGCCTTAATGGGTACTGACGACAATGCCTATTGGCAAAACTGATGCACTTATGTGGCCAAAACATAAGAACCACCTCCTATGAGTTAATTGCAGAGCCACTGTACTGGGTTGCATTAAATTGCCCAGGTGGCTGTAACTTAATGCCTGATTGGTGTGTATATAACTGCACAAAAGTCATTTTATGTATGGGAACCTTTTATACAGTGGTAACAATGCTATCTCTGTTTTGTCCAGGCTATTGAAGGCACTTACATTGACAAGAAATGCCCCTTCACTGGAAATGTCTCCATTCGTGGCCGTATCCTCTCTGGTcagtttaatcatttttaaagaggcgtgacacctttttttttttttttttaactgtctcGCAGACTGATATAAAACCAATGTCACACAAAGTGAAATTTTAgtgcaaacacttttttttttttttggtaattgtCTTGCATTGAGTCTAAGTATAGCTGCCACTAACCGGTAGTGAATGGGGGATTAAGTCTGAGAGATACACACCCTTGagtatattttaatttctgcacTGCATAAATAGTGCAGGGcttaatgtgcatttttgtaAGTATTGACACTTATTTTTGACTGTAAGGAATGAGTTTTAAGATGCAGTAGGATCATTCCAAGACCAATGTCTTAACAGGCTAACAttgtacaaacatttacaatttatttattttttgtcactcTCCTGCATATGATGTTTTTTCTCACGATGGTCTTCCAAGCCCCCTGGGCTCTGACGACAGTGCCAAATGGCAGTACTGATGTATTATAGTGACAAAACTGGAAATGCTTACCTTGACTTGTGCTTGTGTTGAGTGCCTTTTGTAATTCTTTTGTAAATCTGTCTATAAGGTGTGGTCACCAAAATGAAGATGCAGAGGACCATTGTTATCAGACGTGATTACCTGCATTACATCCGCAAATACAACCGCTTTGAGAAGAGGCACAAGAACCTCTCTGTACATCTGTCACCTTGTTTCAGGTACTACATCTCTTACATATTTTAGGGGTTCCTACAGACACAGGAAACATACTGCAGTCAGATGCTGATGATCtgattttgagatttttttagTTCACAATTAATTGTCCACATATGGACTGGGAAAACGATCCCAATAATTATTCCCCTTATCCAAGATTGATTTCCACATTTGGGTTAATTCGCCACTTCACTATCTAAATGTGTATAGTATTAATTTCATTCCAAAAGCTGTGCAGTTCTATCACTTGGTACAGAAAAGTAAATGATAAACAAATCAGGACTAGTTTAAGTGTCAGTTCATGTGATTTTCAAACATAGCCAAAAAAAGTCCAGTTTTGCTGCAAATGATGTTTTTTCTCACGATGGTCTTCCAAGCTCAAGAAGCTCTGACGACATTGCCTTTGGCAAACGCTGATGCAGCTTTGCTTTACACTTTGTGCTCCAACAAgctatttattatatttatctgCTTGATCTTGGACAGAGCTTTTCCAACCATACCCTGATGTTTgtcttaattgtttttttttctgcagagacGTCACAGTAGGAGACATTGTGACTGTTGGAGAGTGCCGACCCCTCAGCAAGACTGTGAGGTTCAACGTCCTCAAAGTGACAAAGGCTGCTGGAGCCAAGAAGCAGTTCCAGAAGTTCTAAACATGTGACTATGAACAGGAAGGCTGTTATTGGCTAACTTGTCAGTGTCAAATAAAGAAGACCTTGTTTAAATTTCCTATTTGATCACctatttcatttaataaatcccccccacccccgcgCTTGGAATTAAATGCCATCAGATAAGCAGTTATGCTTGACCTTTGCTTCATTTCTAAAGTTTACTCAGTCTTTGctaatttgcattaaatgtgATGTTAGTGTTTTGTACTACCTTTTATATATAATGGGGAAAATGAATTCTATTGAAAGTTGTTTTGAACATTGAATTATCAAAACCTAAAGTTTATTCAGGCtgaacattaaataaatgttaaacttgGTGAAGACAATTATTTTAGACAATGTCATGGTTAATGAAATTCTCAAACATTAGGATGGATTAGGATTATTCTAAACATTCTAATCAACTGTCATTGTCCCATAGACTCCAATTGAATTCGGGACTTATTCTGAAACatattttcactgtttatttaatatCTGCCTACCTCAACATCTATTGCTTCCTAGTGATGGTAGCATTTTTGGGGCCCAGTTATTGCACTGTCATCACTTTGGAAGGTCCCTGGAGATTGTGCTCTAACAAACCTTCCTGTCATAAGTTGTTTGATCTGCACAtcacaaactgaaaactttgtatacattttattacattagtgTGAGTTGGATCAAGAACAAAATGGTGTGAATAATTCAATCAAGgcaattagatttttatgaggcgtttaaatggaaaaaataattgGTAACATTTGCTAACCTTAACCAGTTATGAAGAGGGAAGGGTCCACAGGTCCTACACACCACAGCAACTGAGGTGAGGGGCTGAAAAAAGTTGAGCATGTATTTCCTCACTCCTTACATGACATCCCCACACAGTCTTACAGTCCTAGTCGATGTCATCAACTTGTTCTCCTCTGAGTGGGAGGTACAGGGCATCCATCTAAAGGAGTCGGTGATCCTAGCCTAGGTGAGGTTTTTATCAGATTGGGAGCAAAACCAGCTGGGATTTTAGAGAACGATGTATAAATTAACACAAAGTAAGCTACTGCCCTACATTCAGTGAGTATGAAAACTTTGAATGTACATTAAAGTATGACCTTAAAAAACATCTTCACCTATTACATTTATGTAACGCAGCAAGTttctaattttaacatttaggttttgtttaaaattagtCATAACTTAAgagttgatgtgtttttaagttttaatctATCTACATTATGTTTGTAAACAGCGCCGCCTAAAGGTTTAGAAATGTCCAACAGGTTTTGCACACAAGCTACATTCGTCCAGCAGAGGGCGATATAAACCCGGTTTATGTTGACAGACTAGTCTTAGTCAAATCCAAATAATCAATGATGAATCAGTGAGGGAACTAGTCTATGTATTTGTTATACCAGATAAACTAGAGATGAAACAATAACTGTTCTATTCTAATACTCAATTTATTCATACAGTCAATACAAACCAAAGATATGCTTTAAAAATAGATGCAATTAGAGTGAgctggaaacaaacaaatgctgctGAATCAAGGGATATTTCATTATGAAAATATTCCCCTTGTTTAACTTCATatttgcagcagctgctctgtcaTTTAAAGGTCCTTTACCCTTAACTATGGCTTTCTGAAAACTGTGATCAAATCAGACATTTGCACAAGGAGTGATACAAAATATTAGAGACACAAGATGCTGTTTTTGTGATTGCTTGATTTGGTAAGGGTTTTATGTAACGAATAAGTTGATCAACATGgtttcagcatcactttaagCTGATTTAGCTATGACCTTGTTCCTTTGTAAACCTTCAGCCTCAGTAGTGTCTAAGATCCAAATTAAGTCATGCAAAATCAACTAATCCGGATTTCAGAGTGTACGTTGCTTGGTTATTTGCATGTGTCCTTATTTCTGCTCGTGAATATGACAGCTTTTCTATATGGGAATCAGTGATACCACCCTCCACTCAGCCTGGCCTTCCGTCTGGTGAATGCCATGGCAGAAGATTAACATAATGAAGCTCTATGCGTTTCTTTTCTAATGCCCCAGTGAATGTGGACCATATGGTGAAGAcacaaaaaggagaaagtgGGTATGTGAGTTCATGCGCGTAAGTAGTCCCATCATTTAATGATTAGCTACCATCAATCTgagggtttaaaaaaacaaaacaaaaaaatatttctccaaattactgttttcatttttgttttttgttctagTAGCAAAAATCCCAGCTCTCCGCCCAAGCTGCAATATTTACCTAAACAGCAGCGTCC includes these proteins:
- the rps11 gene encoding 40S ribosomal protein S11, whose translation is MADAQTERAYQKQPTIFQNKKRVLVADGGKEGKEKLPRYHRSVGLGFKTPREAIEGTYIDKKCPFTGNVSIRGRILSGVVTKMKMQRTIVIRRDYLHYIRKYNRFEKRHKNLSVHLSPCFRDVTVGDIVTVGECRPLSKTVRFNVLKVTKAAGAKKQFQKF
- the LOC137099611 gene encoding apoptosis regulator BAX-like translates to MASHPGGDQGNTSDQILEVGTVLLKDFIYERIQRHGDSNVVVTREQLGGGDLCDPNHKKLAHCLQQIGDELDANVDLQRMLNDSSLIPTKDMFVRVAFEIFSDGKFNWGRVVALFYFACRLVIKALVTQVPDIIRTIIRWTMDYLREHLINWISEQGGWEGIRSYFGTPTWQTVGVFLAGVLTTVLVIRKM
- the map3k14a gene encoding mitogen-activated protein kinase kinase kinase 14, yielding MAVRQRIFNSTAPFSGSPQAELKGSYPSSTALDQETEEEEEDGKDSKMGYPHFNPIINKLLTHGTAEQVGEMPLKNSTFIAQAECETQDSQEFSPSCYERSFVPSPNCFTSLSSEHNNVAWPTAASEQEPTITSGLITPRKKNKKRQKRKGKKKQDKKKENQRNRHRMPSGFPEQESGSSLVQIVEQLPLGGRDNLSGSCCSSIESSEEQDRGPPVYSHQIYNTGSSCAPLSWRPLDICKPRSSPLSSVHSYADDSDSDSCSSLGDCSLALAGLRGSVSQGDPCYAGPFFKDVEREAIEEEDELSAADSVCNEGIIFYNEKIQPVDSEYREGREYVLSKFIKEGSYGEVHSAQDVNTGFKFAVKKMALKRFMSEEVGAWSALKSPRVVELFGVVREGPNVVLFMDHKSGSLGQLIVERGQLPEDLCLHYHLQVLTALEYLVKKKVVHLDIKADNVLLSEDGRDTFLCDFGHAERLDNVGQSLSGSNELKGTETHMAPEIVKGEPRGAKADVWSSCCMLLHMLNGCQPWTRYYTCRLYLKIANEPPPLREIPPYCNPFTAEVIKAGLQKDPVQRASASDLKEKTDKALKEAGGLVSPAKGPYKPPDSLQLITSSFDYKVEEEHQESVEKQGRGNDYTEIDSNEPKPGLPLCPQMLSSEPNHKRANNITTMSELELRKLEREFYLSSLSQPQSAEMQEQLLSCLSSDTPNWEPSDKKDSGRWSLSPGDDFSSGAFSDNSQPDVQDFSMELLGNKQLPPPCCFEGVDVHIRDFSRSSIRIRETRRVKVGHIATGISDQISRRVFTLETQQGKQIAHDEEVHESGLELCCVPAPDFSPAWKWRIRDGVLETR